In Synechococcales cyanobacterium T60_A2020_003, the genomic stretch ATTGTTGCGTCCCATCCGGCCAAACTATTTTCACAGATTCAATTGTTTCATGCTCGCCTAAACCAAAGTAAAGACGATAGTGTCCTTGCGAGAAATGGGATCCCTCAGCCGCACCAACTTCTTGGAGTTGCTGTTTCCCGTCTGGCGTTTCAATCCCTGCGGGTCGATTCCCCGCCGCTCTGCGGCGTAAAATGCCAGGATG encodes the following:
- a CDS encoding ASPIC/UnbV domain-containing protein; the protein is HPGILRRRAAGNRPAGIETPDGKQQLQEVGAAEGSHFSQGHYRLYFGLGEHETIESVKIVWPDGTQQSIEPPSVDQLWTVTYPSRKKSMI